A window from Drosophila nasuta strain 15112-1781.00 chromosome 3, ASM2355853v1, whole genome shotgun sequence encodes these proteins:
- the LOC132788125 gene encoding larval cuticle protein 16/17 gives MFALCLILTLMLSGSRVEGAQTELVPIIKSVAEQKNDGSYFFAYEGADGSYREEVGIVKRSSNNNINTPPTDDHNDDDDDETELEISGVYRYIDSNGQRVEVSYVADKNGFVPVGTNILKEISEAARQSAES, from the exons ATGTTCGCATTG TGTTTGATCTTGACTTTAATGCTGAGCGGCAGCCGCGTTGAAGGGGCGCAGACGGAGCTGGTGCCGATCATTAAGTCAGTCGCAGAGCAGAAGAACGATGGCTCCTATTTCTTTGCCTATGAAGGTGCCGATGGCAGCTACCGGGAAGAGGTGGGAATTGTGAAGCGatcgagcaacaacaacattaacacgCCACCAACTGATGATCacaacgacgatgatgatgatgagacgGAACTGGAGATCTCGGGTGTCTATCGCTACATTGACAGCAATGGGCAGCGTGTGGAGGTCAGTTATGTGGCCGACAAGAATGGCTTTGTGCCCGTGGGCACAAATATACTCAAGGAGATTAGCGAGGCGGCGAGGCAGTCTGCGGAGAGTTGA
- the LOC132791471 gene encoding uncharacterized protein LOC132791471 isoform X3: MELKLALLALLLSLSQTQGARLDNKYLPPPANAATAGGGAGLQGPGGPGGGGGGFGGSNNGLGGANNGLGGFSGGKPIAPGGQAPSAPRLPSGPAAAPGPQIPILSFVNENDGDGNYRFSYETGNGIKAQEEGTVKNKGSENEIPSVMGSYTYTNPEGELVEISYTADENGFVPSGAALPTPPPIPEAIAKALAAQGISPLPGGGYSGGAGGAGAGGGAGGGGGYGGGGGAGRGGAPGGGAGGYGGGAGGGGGAGAGGYGGGAGGGAGRGGAGGGGAGGAGGFGGGAGRGGGAGAGGGAGGAGGFGGGAGGAGGFGGGAGRGGGAGAGGGAGAGGYGGGAGGAGGAGGFGGGAGRGGGAGAGGGAGGAGGFGGAAGGAGGAGRGGGAGGGGAGGAGGYGGGAGGAGAGGFGGGAGRGGAGGAGGGAGGYGGGAGAGGAGGAGGAGGFGGGAGRGGAGGAGGGAGGFGGGAGGAGGFGGGAGGAGRAGAGGGAGGAGGAGGAGGFGGGAGRGGAGGGAGGFGGGAGGAGGFGGGAGGAGRGGAGGGAGGAGGAGGAGGFGGGAGRGGAGGPGSQYIPPAAGGGRGNGEFDPQSGYIY, encoded by the exons atGGAGCTGAAATTG gcTCTGTTGGCGCTTCTCTTGTCGCTGTCGCAAACGCAAGGGGCGCGACTGGATAACAAATACTTGCCCCCGCCGGCAAATGCAGCAACCGCGGGAGGCGGCGCTGGTCTCCAGGGACCAGGCGGTCcaggtggcggtggcggcggcttTGGAGGCAGCAACAATGGATTAGGCGGCGCTAATAATGGATTAGGTGGATTTTCGGGTGGCAAACCTATTGCACCTGGTGGACAAGCTCCTTCGGCTCCACGTCTACCCTCCGGTCCAGCAGCTGCACCTGGACCACAGATCCCAATTCTGTCGTTTGTGAATGAAAACGACGGCGATGGCAATTATCGCTTCAGCTACGAGACGGGCAACGGCATCAAGGCCCAGGAGGAGGGCACCGTGAAAAACAAGGGTTCGGAGAACGAGATTCCATCCGTGATGGGTTCATACACTTACACCAATCCGGAGGGTGAACTTGTCGAGATTTCATACACAGCTGATGAGAATGGATTTGTGCCATCTGGCGCTGCTTTACCCACTCCGCCACCTATTCCGGAAGCAATTGCTAAGGCTCTGGCTGCTCAAGGAATTTCCCCGCTTCCAGGAGGCGGTTATAGCGGAGGTGCTGGCGGAGCTG GAGCTGGCGGCGGTGCTGGAGGTGGTGGAGGATATGGCGGTGGTGGCGGTGCCGGCCGTGGTGGAGCTCCCGGCGGAGGTGCAGGTGGATATGGAGGCGGTgcaggtggaggaggaggtgcTGGCGCTGGAGGATATGGAGGTGGTGCAGGCGGCGGAGCTGGTCGAGGTGGCGCAGGAGGAGGCGGCGCTGGTGGTGCTGGAGGTTTCGGTGGCG GTGCCGGACGAGGTGGTGGCGCAGGAGCAGGCGGCGGCGCTGGTGGTGCTGGAGGATTCGGTGGCGGCGCTGGTGGTGCTGGAGGTTTCGGTGGTGGTGCCGGACGAGGCGGTGGCGCAGGAGCTGGCGGTGGAGCAGGCGCTGGAGGATATGGAGGCGGAGCTGGTGGAGCTGGCGGTGCTGGCGGATTTGGTGGTGGTGCCGGACGAGGTGGTGGCGCGGGAGCTGGCGGCGGAGCAGGAGGTGCTGGTGGCTTTGGTGGCGCCGCTGGAGGAGCCGGAGGTGCTGGCCGAGGTGGCGGCGCAGGCGGCGGCGGCGCAGGAGGAGCAGGTGGATATGGAGGCGGTGCCGGTGGTGCAGGAGCTGGAGGTTTTGGCGGCGGCGCTGGCCGAGGCGGAGCCGGAGGTGCAGGAGGCGGCGCAGGAGGATATGGAGGTGGTGCTGGAGCTGGAGGAGCCGGAGGCGCAGGAGGTGCTGGTGGCTTCGGTGGCGGAGCAGGACGTGGAGGCGCCGGAGGTGCTGGTGGCGGAGCAGGTGGATTTGGAGGCGGCGCTGGTGGTGCTGGAGGATTCGGTGGTGGCGCAGGCGGTGCCGGTAGAGCAGGCGCGGGAGGCGGTGCTGGTGGAGCTGGTGGCGCCGGTGGAGCTGGAGGTTTTGGAGGCGGAGCCGGTAGGGGAGGTGCTGGAGGTGGTGCAGGCGGATTCGGTGGCGGCGCTGGCGGTGCAGGAGGCTTCGGTGGTGGGGCAGGCGGTGCCGGTAGAGGAGGTGCTGGAGGTGGTGCTGGCGGAGCCGGAGGCGCCGGTGGAGCAGGTGGCTTTGGTGGTGGCGCAGGACGTGGAGGCGCTGGCGGACCTGGCTCACAATACATCCCCCCTGCGGCCGGCGGAGGACGAGGCAACGGCGAGTTTGATCCACAGTCTGGTTACATCTACTAG
- the LOC132791473 gene encoding troponin C, giving the protein MDNIDEDLTPEQIAVLQKAFNSFDHQKTGSIPTEMVADILRLMGQPFDKKILEELIDEVDEDKSGRLEFEEFVQLAAKFIVEEDDEAMQKELREAFRLYDKQGNGYIPTSCLREILRELDDQLTDPELDIMIEEIDSDGSGTVDFDEFMEMMTGE; this is encoded by the exons ATGGACAACATT GATGAGGATCTGACCCCCGAGCAGATTGCTGTGCTGCAGAAGGCATTCAACAGCTTCGATCACCAAAAGACTGGCAGCATTCCCACCGAAATGGTGGCCGATATTCTGCGTCTGATGGGTCAGCCCTTCGACAAGAAGATTCTCGAGGAGCTGATCGATGAGGTCGATGAGGACA AGTCTGGTCGCCTGGAGTTCGAGGAATTCGTTCAGCTAGCCGCCAAATTCATTGTGGAGGAAGATGACGAGGCCATGCAGAAGGAGCTGCGTGAAGCTTTCCGCCTGTACGACAAGCAGGGCAATGGTTACATTCCCACCTCCTGTCTGCGTGAAATCCTGCGCGAATTGGACGATCAGCTGACCGACCCGGAATTGGACATCATGATTGAGGAAATCGATTCTGACGGCTCCGGCACCGTTGATTTCGATG AATTCATGGAAATGATGACAGGCGAATAA
- the LOC132791471 gene encoding uncharacterized protein LOC132791471 isoform X1 codes for MELKLALLALLLSLSQTQGARLDNKYLPPPANAATAGGGAGLQGPGGPGGGGGGFGGSNNGLGGANNGLGGFSGGKPIAPGGQAPSAPRLPSGPAAAPGPQIPILSFVNENDGDGNYRFSYETGNGIKAQEEGTVKNKGSENEIPSVMGSYTYTNPEGELVEISYTADENGFVPSGAALPTPPPIPEAIAKALAAQGISPLPGGGYSGGAGGAGAGGGAGGGGGYGGGGGAGRGGAPGGGAGGYGGGAGGGGGAGAGGYGGGAGGGAGRGGAGGGGAGGAGGFGGGAGGAGGFGGGAGRGGGAGAGGGAGAGGYGGGAGGAGGAGGFGGGAGRGGGAGAGGAGGAGGYGGRAGGAGAGGFGGGAGRGGGAGAGGGAGGAGGFGGGAGGAGGFGGGAGRGGGAGAGGGAGAGGYGGGAGGAGGAGGFGGGAGRGGGAGAGGGAGGAGGFGGAAGGAGGAGRGGGAGGGGAGGAGGYGGGAGGAGAGGFGGGAGRGGAGGAGGGAGGYGGGAGAGGAGGAGGAGGFGGGAGRGGAGGAGGGAGGFGGGAGGAGGFGGGAGGAGRAGAGGGAGGAGGAGGAGGFGGGAGRGGAGGGAGGFGGGAGGAGGFGGGAGGAGRGGAGGGAGGAGGAGGAGGFGGGAGRGGAGGPGSQYIPPAAGGGRGNGEFDPQSGYIY; via the exons atGGAGCTGAAATTG gcTCTGTTGGCGCTTCTCTTGTCGCTGTCGCAAACGCAAGGGGCGCGACTGGATAACAAATACTTGCCCCCGCCGGCAAATGCAGCAACCGCGGGAGGCGGCGCTGGTCTCCAGGGACCAGGCGGTCcaggtggcggtggcggcggcttTGGAGGCAGCAACAATGGATTAGGCGGCGCTAATAATGGATTAGGTGGATTTTCGGGTGGCAAACCTATTGCACCTGGTGGACAAGCTCCTTCGGCTCCACGTCTACCCTCCGGTCCAGCAGCTGCACCTGGACCACAGATCCCAATTCTGTCGTTTGTGAATGAAAACGACGGCGATGGCAATTATCGCTTCAGCTACGAGACGGGCAACGGCATCAAGGCCCAGGAGGAGGGCACCGTGAAAAACAAGGGTTCGGAGAACGAGATTCCATCCGTGATGGGTTCATACACTTACACCAATCCGGAGGGTGAACTTGTCGAGATTTCATACACAGCTGATGAGAATGGATTTGTGCCATCTGGCGCTGCTTTACCCACTCCGCCACCTATTCCGGAAGCAATTGCTAAGGCTCTGGCTGCTCAAGGAATTTCCCCGCTTCCAGGAGGCGGTTATAGCGGAGGTGCTGGCGGAGCTG GAGCTGGCGGCGGTGCTGGAGGTGGTGGAGGATATGGCGGTGGTGGCGGTGCCGGCCGTGGTGGAGCTCCCGGCGGAGGTGCAGGTGGATATGGAGGCGGTgcaggtggaggaggaggtgcTGGCGCTGGAGGATATGGAGGTGGTGCAGGCGGCGGAGCTGGTCGAGGTGGCGCAGGAGGAGGCGGCGCTGGTGGTGCTGGAGGTTTCGGTGGCGGTGCCGGCGGTGCTGGAGGTTTCGGTGGTGGTGCCGGACGAGGTGGTGGCGCAGGAGCAGGTGGCGGCGCAGGCGCTGGAGGATATGGAGGCGGTGCCGGTGGTGCTGGCGGCGCAGGAGGTTTCGGAGGTGGTGCAGGACGAGGTGGCGGCGCAGGCGCAGGTGGCGCAGGAGGTGCTGGTGGATATGGAGGCCGCGCCGGTGGTGCGGGAGCAGGAGGTTTCGGAGGAGGTGCCGGACGAGGTGGTGGCGCAGGAGCAGGCGGCGGCGCTGGTGGTGCTGGAGGATTCGGTGGCGGCGCTGGTGGTGCTGGAGGTTTCGGTGGTGGTGCCGGACGAGGCGGTGGCGCAGGAGCTGGCGGTGGAGCAGGCGCTGGAGGATATGGAGGCGGAGCTGGTGGAGCTGGCGGTGCTGGCGGATTTGGTGGTGGTGCCGGACGAGGTGGTGGCGCGGGAGCTGGCGGCGGAGCAGGAGGTGCTGGTGGCTTTGGTGGCGCCGCTGGAGGAGCCGGAGGTGCTGGCCGAGGTGGCGGCGCAGGCGGCGGCGGCGCAGGAGGAGCAGGTGGATATGGAGGCGGTGCCGGTGGTGCAGGAGCTGGAGGTTTTGGCGGCGGCGCTGGCCGAGGCGGAGCCGGAGGTGCAGGAGGCGGCGCAGGAGGATATGGAGGTGGTGCTGGAGCTGGAGGAGCCGGAGGCGCAGGAGGTGCTGGTGGCTTCGGTGGCGGAGCAGGACGTGGAGGCGCCGGAGGTGCTGGTGGCGGAGCAGGTGGATTTGGAGGCGGCGCTGGTGGTGCTGGAGGATTCGGTGGTGGCGCAGGCGGTGCCGGTAGAGCAGGCGCGGGAGGCGGTGCTGGTGGAGCTGGTGGCGCCGGTGGAGCTGGAGGTTTTGGAGGCGGAGCCGGTAGGGGAGGTGCTGGAGGTGGTGCAGGCGGATTCGGTGGCGGCGCTGGCGGTGCAGGAGGCTTCGGTGGTGGGGCAGGCGGTGCCGGTAGAGGAGGTGCTGGAGGTGGTGCTGGCGGAGCCGGAGGCGCCGGTGGAGCAGGTGGCTTTGGTGGTGGCGCAGGACGTGGAGGCGCTGGCGGACCTGGCTCACAATACATCCCCCCTGCGGCCGGCGGAGGACGAGGCAACGGCGAGTTTGATCCACAGTCTGGTTACATCTACTAG
- the LOC132792693 gene encoding nuclear transcription factor Y subunit beta: MPSKCSVRPMRCLVFSVLWLALMSAGQAQIPQAPFQQTPFQQRQQGLQLQQQSAFQRQRQQAPGQGIFPAQGTALNPLNPLNPLTSPITPLGAGVQNPYRYNQYNQGNYVPITAYQNELNLDGSFSYGYAAADGTTAQAQGYVKNLGYGEGVEAQVIQGSYSYTSPEGTPITVRYIADENGFRAEGTGIPATPQYFVGAQPYQQGALNPNLNPYQTPYRQLPPSSAAFRPAPGQQLTPLQQQQQLQQQRNFQNSGQYQPEQQFNTLHSGNLPAQYAGQFGQQLGNNLTPQQQQQAQQNLNQQQQQQQQQQQQQQQQQQQQKDQRNEQQQQALITQQLRGRPNQLVDPFGYNQYNRRFKKSSKSEKQ; encoded by the exons ATGCCTTCCAAGTGCAGTGTTCGGCCGATGCGG TGCTTAGTGTTTTCCGTTTTATGGCTGGCGCTAATGAGCGCTGGCCAGGCCCAGATTCCCCAAGCGCCCTTTCAACAGACGCCGTtccagcagcgacagcaaggattacagctgcaacagcagtcCGCCTTTCAGCGCCAGCGACAACAGGCACCCGGACAAGGCATCTTTCCAGCTCAAGGCACTGCGCTGAATCCACTTAACCCACTTAACCCGCTCACCTCACCCATAACACCACTTGGCGCTGGCGTACAGAATCCATATCGATACAATCAGTACAATCAGGGCAACTACGTTCCCATCACTGCGTATCAAAATGAACTGAATCTCGATGGAAGTTTCTCTTATGGCTATGCAGCAGCAGATGGCACCACGGCCCAGGCTCAGGGCTACGTCAAGAATTTGGGCTACGGCGAGGGTGTCGAGGCGCAG GTTATACAGGGATCGTATTCGTACACTTCTCCCGAGGGCACGCCTATAACTGTGCGTTATATTGCTGATGAGAATGGCTTCCGAGCCGAGGGAACTGGCATCCCAGCGACGCCGCAGTACTTTGTGGGCGCTCAGCCATATCAACAGGGCGCTCTCAATCCGAATTTAAATCCCTATCAAACCCCGTATAGACAGCTGCCGCCATCGTCTGCCGCATTTCGTCCAGCACCTGGACAACAACTGACGCctctgcaacagcagcagcaattgcagcaacaacgaaactTTCAAAACTCCGGACAATATCAACCTGAGCAACAGTTTAATACGCTGCATTCGGGCAATTTGCCAGCCCAGTATGCCGGACAGTTTGGTCAACAGCTTGGCAACAATTTaacgccacagcagcagcaacaggcacaacagaatctaaatcagcagcagcagcaacaacagcagcaacaacaacaacagcagcaacaacagcagcagcaaaaggatCAGCGCaacgagcaacagcaacaggcatTAATCACACAGCAATTGCGAGGCAGACCAAACCAGCTGGTTGATCCCTTTGGCTATAACCAATACAACAGACGCTTCAAGAAGTCTTCAAAATCtgaaaagcaataa
- the LOC132791471 gene encoding uncharacterized protein LOC132791471 isoform X2 has protein sequence MELKLALLALLLSLSQTQGARLDNKYLPPPANAATAGGGAGLQGPGGPGGGGGGFGGSNNGLGGANNGLGGFSGGKPIAPGGQAPSAPRLPSGPAAAPGPQIPILSFVNENDGDGNYRFSYETGNGIKAQEEGTVKNKGSENEIPSVMGSYTYTNPEGELVEISYTADENGFVPSGAALPTPPPIPEAIAKALAAQGISPLPGGGYSGGAGGAGAGGGAGGGGGYGGGGGAGRGGAPGGGAGGYGGGAGGGGGAGAGGYGGGAGGGAGRGGAGGGGAGGAGGFGGGAGRGGGAGAGGGAGAGGYGGGAGGAGGAGGFGGGAGRGGGAGAGGAGGAGGYGGRAGGAGAGGFGGGAGRGGGAGAGGGAGGAGGFGGGAGGAGGFGGGAGRGGGAGAGGGAGAGGYGGGAGGAGGAGGFGGGAGRGGGAGAGGGAGGAGGFGGAAGGAGGAGRGGGAGGGGAGGAGGYGGGAGGAGAGGFGGGAGRGGAGGAGGGAGGYGGGAGAGGAGGAGGAGGFGGGAGRGGAGGAGGGAGGFGGGAGGAGGFGGGAGGAGRAGAGGGAGGAGGAGGAGGFGGGAGRGGAGGGAGGFGGGAGGAGGFGGGAGGAGRGGAGGGAGGAGGAGGAGGFGGGAGRGGAGGPGSQYIPPAAGGGRGNGEFDPQSGYIY, from the exons atGGAGCTGAAATTG gcTCTGTTGGCGCTTCTCTTGTCGCTGTCGCAAACGCAAGGGGCGCGACTGGATAACAAATACTTGCCCCCGCCGGCAAATGCAGCAACCGCGGGAGGCGGCGCTGGTCTCCAGGGACCAGGCGGTCcaggtggcggtggcggcggcttTGGAGGCAGCAACAATGGATTAGGCGGCGCTAATAATGGATTAGGTGGATTTTCGGGTGGCAAACCTATTGCACCTGGTGGACAAGCTCCTTCGGCTCCACGTCTACCCTCCGGTCCAGCAGCTGCACCTGGACCACAGATCCCAATTCTGTCGTTTGTGAATGAAAACGACGGCGATGGCAATTATCGCTTCAGCTACGAGACGGGCAACGGCATCAAGGCCCAGGAGGAGGGCACCGTGAAAAACAAGGGTTCGGAGAACGAGATTCCATCCGTGATGGGTTCATACACTTACACCAATCCGGAGGGTGAACTTGTCGAGATTTCATACACAGCTGATGAGAATGGATTTGTGCCATCTGGCGCTGCTTTACCCACTCCGCCACCTATTCCGGAAGCAATTGCTAAGGCTCTGGCTGCTCAAGGAATTTCCCCGCTTCCAGGAGGCGGTTATAGCGGAGGTGCTGGCGGAGCTG GAGCTGGCGGCGGTGCTGGAGGTGGTGGAGGATATGGCGGTGGTGGCGGTGCCGGCCGTGGTGGAGCTCCCGGCGGAGGTGCAGGTGGATATGGAGGCGGTgcaggtggaggaggaggtgcTGGCGCTGGAGGATATGGAGGTGGTGCAGGCGGCGGAGCTGGTCGAGGTGGCGCAGGAGGAGGCGGCGCTGGTGGTGCTGGAG GTTTCGGTGGTGGTGCCGGACGAGGTGGTGGCGCAGGAGCAGGTGGCGGCGCAGGCGCTGGAGGATATGGAGGCGGTGCCGGTGGTGCTGGCGGCGCAGGAGGTTTCGGAGGTGGTGCAGGACGAGGTGGCGGCGCAGGCGCAGGTGGCGCAGGAGGTGCTGGTGGATATGGAGGCCGCGCCGGTGGTGCGGGAGCAGGAGGTTTCGGAGGAGGTGCCGGACGAGGTGGTGGCGCAGGAGCAGGCGGCGGCGCTGGTGGTGCTGGAGGATTCGGTGGCGGCGCTGGTGGTGCTGGAGGTTTCGGTGGTGGTGCCGGACGAGGCGGTGGCGCAGGAGCTGGCGGTGGAGCAGGCGCTGGAGGATATGGAGGCGGAGCTGGTGGAGCTGGCGGTGCTGGCGGATTTGGTGGTGGTGCCGGACGAGGTGGTGGCGCGGGAGCTGGCGGCGGAGCAGGAGGTGCTGGTGGCTTTGGTGGCGCCGCTGGAGGAGCCGGAGGTGCTGGCCGAGGTGGCGGCGCAGGCGGCGGCGGCGCAGGAGGAGCAGGTGGATATGGAGGCGGTGCCGGTGGTGCAGGAGCTGGAGGTTTTGGCGGCGGCGCTGGCCGAGGCGGAGCCGGAGGTGCAGGAGGCGGCGCAGGAGGATATGGAGGTGGTGCTGGAGCTGGAGGAGCCGGAGGCGCAGGAGGTGCTGGTGGCTTCGGTGGCGGAGCAGGACGTGGAGGCGCCGGAGGTGCTGGTGGCGGAGCAGGTGGATTTGGAGGCGGCGCTGGTGGTGCTGGAGGATTCGGTGGTGGCGCAGGCGGTGCCGGTAGAGCAGGCGCGGGAGGCGGTGCTGGTGGAGCTGGTGGCGCCGGTGGAGCTGGAGGTTTTGGAGGCGGAGCCGGTAGGGGAGGTGCTGGAGGTGGTGCAGGCGGATTCGGTGGCGGCGCTGGCGGTGCAGGAGGCTTCGGTGGTGGGGCAGGCGGTGCCGGTAGAGGAGGTGCTGGAGGTGGTGCTGGCGGAGCCGGAGGCGCCGGTGGAGCAGGTGGCTTTGGTGGTGGCGCAGGACGTGGAGGCGCTGGCGGACCTGGCTCACAATACATCCCCCCTGCGGCCGGCGGAGGACGAGGCAACGGCGAGTTTGATCCACAGTCTGGTTACATCTACTAG
- the LOC132791009 gene encoding cuticle protein CP14.6 isoform X1 — MQMLTYSYAVAALAICCLSSVAAQPQRGLPQPRGNSFDANAAILKQNFDLNPDGSYQYNYETSNGIRADEAGYLKNPGSQIEAQVMQGSYSYTGPDGIVYTITYIADENGFRAEGAHIPTPPPVRPAGGPGRFFK, encoded by the exons ATGCAGATGCTCACCTACTCCTACGCTGTCGCTGCCCTTGCGATCTGCTGCCTCAGCTCCGTTGCCGCACAGCCTCAGCGTGGTCTGCCTCAGCCACGGGGCAACTCGTTCGATGCCAACGCAGCGATATTGAAGCAAAACTTTGACCTGAACCCGGATGGCTCCTATCAGTACAA TTACGAAACGAGCAACGGCATTCGCGCCGATGAGGCGGGTTACCTGAAGAATCCCGGTTCCCAGATCGAAGCTCAG GTAATGCAAGGCTCGTACTCGTACACTGGACCCGATGGCATCGTTTACACCATTACCTATATCGCCGATGAGAACGGATTCCGTGCCGAAGGTGCTCATATTCCAACACCGCCTCCAGTTCGTCCAGCTGGCGGCCCGGGCAGATTCTTCAAGTAA
- the LOC132791009 gene encoding cuticle protein CP14.6 isoform X2, which yields MLTYSYAVAALAICCLSSVAAQPQRGLPQPRGNSFDANAAILKQNFDLNPDGSYQYNYETSNGIRADEAGYLKNPGSQIEAQVMQGSYSYTGPDGIVYTITYIADENGFRAEGAHIPTPPPVRPAGGPGRFFK from the exons ATGCTCACCTACTCCTACGCTGTCGCTGCCCTTGCGATCTGCTGCCTCAGCTCCGTTGCCGCACAGCCTCAGCGTGGTCTGCCTCAGCCACGGGGCAACTCGTTCGATGCCAACGCAGCGATATTGAAGCAAAACTTTGACCTGAACCCGGATGGCTCCTATCAGTACAA TTACGAAACGAGCAACGGCATTCGCGCCGATGAGGCGGGTTACCTGAAGAATCCCGGTTCCCAGATCGAAGCTCAG GTAATGCAAGGCTCGTACTCGTACACTGGACCCGATGGCATCGTTTACACCATTACCTATATCGCCGATGAGAACGGATTCCGTGCCGAAGGTGCTCATATTCCAACACCGCCTCCAGTTCGTCCAGCTGGCGGCCCGGGCAGATTCTTCAAGTAA
- the LOC132790677 gene encoding endocuticle structural glycoprotein SgAbd-9 — translation MYKFLPLFVLGCVACALAAPATDRGEEKPIVTIVRSEITKDVDGGYHSIFENSDGTFREETAKNVIDEDGYGYLELTGAYSYYNENDEKVVVNYTAGRNGYVPVGTIVNPEISQVASDAQYLPKPEREAPIEE, via the exons ATGTACAAGTTC CTGCCACTGTTCGTCCTGGGATGCGTCGCCTGCGCTTTGGCCGCACCTGCTACCGATAGGGGAGAGGAGAAACCCATCGTGACGATTGTCCGATCGGAAATCACCAAGGATGTCGATGGTGGTTACCACTCCATCTTTGAGAACTCCGATGGCACATTCCGCGAGGAGACCGCCAAGAACGTCATCGATGAAGATGGTTACGGTTACCTCGAGCTGACTGGCGCCTACAGCTACTACAACGAGAACGACGAAAAGGTTGTTGTCAACTACACCGCTGGCCGTAATGGATATGTTCCCGTGGGAACAATTGTTAACCCAGAAATCTCCCAGGTGGCTTCCGATGCTCAGTACTTGCCCAAGCCAGAGCGTGAGGCTCCTATTGAGGAATAA
- the LOC132790676 gene encoding larval cuticle protein LCP-17, giving the protein MLKTIVCLFLVASGVSCASVGSTVNVAGNIGTVGRQASDIEKPVVKLLSYESDKNPDGSYSFAYEGDDNSYRHEQARVTDAGTEDEALEVQGSYRYVDADGQTIEVHYTAGKNGFVPFGTNIPSEISLNAKAAADLPNVNTYEEEQELKLKQRRSRAQTDVNQHTEARPQLKAATSQIVPVKVLVEEKPVAKVEQPEKSKKVAV; this is encoded by the coding sequence atgttgaaaactATTGTCTGTCTATTTCTGGTGGCCAGCGGTGTTAGCTGCGCCTCCGTTGGAAGCACTGTTAACGTTGCCGGCAACATCGGCACCGTTGGACGTCAGGCCAGCGACATCGAGAAGCCAGTTGTGAAACTGTTGAGCTACGAATCGGATAAGAATCCAGATGGTTCCTATAGCTTCGCCTACGAGGGTGACGACAACTCCTACCGCCACGAGCAAGCCAGAGTTACTGATGCTGGCACCGAAGACGAAGCTCTGGAGGTGCAGGGTTCCTATCGCTATGTCGATGCCGATGGACAAACTATCGAGGTGCATTACACCGCTGGTAAGAATGGTTTTGTGCCCTTTGGCACCAACATTCCCAGCGAGATTTCTCTGAATGCCAAGGCTGCTGCTGATTTGCCCAATGTGAACACCTATGAGGAGGAGCaggaactgaaactgaagcaaCGTCGTTCTCGTGCTCAAACCGATGTGAATCAGCACACTGAAGCCAGGCCACAGCTGAAGGCAGCCACATCCCAAATTGTGCCCGTCAAGGTGCTCGTCGAGGAGAAGCCCGTCGCCAAAGTTGAGCAGCCAGAGAAGAGCAAGAAAGTCGCTGTCTAA